The genomic stretch ATGGCCTTGGCGTGGAACAGGTGAAACTCACCCGTGTCCCGCGTATAGCACAGCGCGCCGCACACCGCGTCGCCGTCCTTGAACAGATGCGTGACCGTCATTTCCATGAAGATCTCGGCCGGCATATGCACCAGCTTGTCCTGCAGCGTGCGGATCATTTCCAGGCCCGTGCGGTCGCCCACGTGCGCCAGGCGCGGATAGGTATGCCCCCCGAAATTGCGCTGCTGAATCAGCCCGTCCTTGGTGCGGTCGAACACCGCGCCCCACTCTTCAAGCTCGAGCAGCCGGTCCGGCGCTTCCTTGGCGTGGATTTCCGCCATGCGGTAGTCGTTCATCATCTTGCCGCCCTTCATCGTGTCGCGGAAGTGCGTCTTCCACGAATCACGCGGGTCGGCATTCGCCAGCGCCCCAGCCGCGCCGCCTTCGGCCATCACGGTATGCGCCTTGCCCAACAGCGACTTCATAACCACCGCGGTCTTCGCACCCATCGCCGCCGATTCAATCGCCGCGCGCAATCCCGCGCCGCCGGCGCCAACCACCAGCACATCGGTTTCGTGTGTGATGTAATTTGCCATTAGAAGAACCTCACATCGGCGCACTTGCCCATGGCAATCATGCGAATGTAGAAATCGGCGAAGCCCACCGCAATCAGGCTGGCCCAGAAAAAGAAGTTGTGGAACTGGTTCAGCCAGCTCACGCCCTTCCACCCTTCATATCGCAGATGCCCGGCCTTGGCGCAGGAGAAGCAGTCCACATTGCCGCCGAGCAGGTGGCGGAAGGAATGGCAGCTCGCCACGTACAGCGTCAGCAGAATCGTATCCGCCGCCACCACCAGCGAGCCGATGCTCATGCCGAAACCGCCTTCAAAATGAAACGCATCATAGAAGTGCTTCCAGTGAAACAGCACCAGCAGCACGATCAGGTAGAAGAAATAGCGGTGCAGGTTGTTGATCACCCACGGAAACGCCGTCTCTCCTTTGTACCCGCGATCCGTTCCTTTGCCCACGGCGCACCCCGCCGGATTCAGCAGAATCGAACGGTAATAGGCCTTGCGCCCGTAGTAACAGGTCACGCGGAATGCAATCGGCAGCCACACTACCCAGAACGCCGGGAAATACCGAAACGCCGCCACTCCCGGGAACATCTCGTGAAAGTTCGGGGAGTAGAACGGGGACAGGAAATGCGCACCGTCCAGATCGTAATAATAACGGTCGGGACCGGCCGCCGGATTCACAATCGCCGCAATCGTCGCGTAGATCACGAATCCGGTAAAAACCAGGAACATTGCCGATGGAGTCGCCCACCACGAGTCGCGCCGGAAGGTCTGACCGAGGCGATCCTTCATCGCAGGTGTAGTGTAAGCCATGATGCATCCAGACTTGAAAGGAAAGAAATAAGAGTGTGTGCAGCGGAAGAAAAAGAAGGGAACAGGTTTGCCCTGCTGGAATTCGTGGACAGGATTCGGGTTCTTTGTTCCCTCCACTTTAGTGGGGGGATTCAGGGGGGTGGCCGAAGGGCCATCCGCTGCCCACTCGAATCCTGCACCCTTTTCCCGGATAAACAAAAAGCGCAGCGAACTCACGCCCACCGCGCTTTTCTGAAGATCAGAACGCGGCCTTCAAACGCCGCCAGGTATCGATGAGGCTCTCCGAAATCACTTTCGTGTCCGCCACCACCGACATGAAGTTCGCATCGCCGCTCCAGCGCGGCACGATATGGTAATGCAGATGATCCACAATTCCCGCTCCGGAAGCCCGGCCCAGGTTCATCCCGATGTTGAACCCGTGCGGCGAGAGCGATTTAGCCAGCGCCGCGTGCGACCTCGCGATCAAGGAATCGAGTTCGAGGTGCTCGTCCGCGGCCAGGGACGCAAAATCGCCCGTATGCCGCGTGGGAACCACCATCAAATGACCGGTATTGTACGGGAAGAGGTTCATGACCACGAAGGCATGCCCGCCGCGGTAGATGATGAGATTGCGCTCATCCTCCGCCTCGGCGAGCATCCTGCAGAAGACACAGCCCTCGTCGTTCTGTTTGACCGTGGACATAATATACGGCATCCGCCAGGGGGCCCAAAGGCGATCCACAGGCTTCTCTCCTATTCTTCTTCCTTCTCTTCCACATACTCGGCCACGAGACGCTGCTGGATTTCCGGCGGCACCTCTTCATAGTGAGAGAAGTTTTGCGTCGCCGCGCCGCGTCCCTGCGACATCGAGCGCAGGGCGGTGGCGTAGCGGTACAGCTCCTTCTGCGGCACCTTGGCGCGAATAATCTGGTAACGGCCTTCACTCTCCATGCCGAGAATCTTTCCGCGGCGGGAAGACAGATCGCCCATCACGTCGCCCATATACTCTTCGGGCACCTTGACCATCAGATCAAAGACAGGCTCCAAAATCACCGGCTTGGCCTTCTTGAACGCCGCGCGGAATCCGAGCCGCCCGGCAATCTTGAACGCCATTTCCGACGAGTCCACATCGTGGTACTTGCCGTCAAACGCCGTCACACGCACGTCCACCACCGGATAGCCGGCAATCACGCCGCGCGGGGTGGTGTCCTGAATACCCTTGTCCACGGCCGGCACAAACTTGGTGGGAATGGCGCCGCCCACAATCGCGTCCACAAACTCGTAGCCTTCGCCGCGCGGCTTGGGCTCCAGCTTCAGCCACACCAGACCGTACTGGCCGCGTCCGCCCGACTGCTTCTTATGCTTGCCTTCGGCGTCGGCGCTGCCGCGAATCGTCTCGCGGTAAGGAACCTTCGGCTCCACCATGTCCGCATCCACATTAGTGCGCTCTTTCAGGCGGGAAAGAATGTTGTTCAGGTGCAGGTCGCCCTGTCCCTTCAAAACCATCTGCCCCAGTTCCGCGTCCTGATACAGCGTAAAGCTCGGATCTTCCGCCCGCAGCGCGTTCAAGCCGCTGGCGATCTTGTCCTCGTCGCCCTTATTCTTGGGAACCACGGCGGTCTCAAGCACCGGCTCGGGGAAGGCGATGTCCGCAAACTGCACGGGCCGCTTGGAATCGCACAGCGTGTCGCCTGTGCGCGTCGTCTTCAGCTTCACCATCGCACCGATTTCGCCCGCAATGAATTGCTCCGCCGGAATACGGGTCTTGCCGCTGATGTAGAAAATCTGACCGACCTTTTCCGTCTTGCTCTGGTTGGGATTGAGCAGATCCGCACCCTGCATCACCTTGCCCGAATAGACGCGTACAAAGGAAAGTTCGCCCACGTGGGCCTCGGCGGTCGTCTTGAAACAGAAGGCCGAGAACGCCTCGTTCGCGTCGGCTTTGACTTCGATCTGCGTCCCGTTGTTCGGTCCCTTGCCGATAACCGGCGGCCGGTTCAGCGGCGACGGCCCGTAAGTCGTCAGGAACTCCACATATCGCGAAACGCCGATATTGCGCGCACCCGAACCGCATAACACCGGGAAGAAGGTCCCCTTGGCGATGCCCTGCCGGATGCCGCGCTCGAAGTCTTCGTCGCTGAGTTCGCCGTTCTCGAAGAACTTCTCCAGCAACGCGTCATCAGCCTCCGCCGCCACTTCCATAAGCTGCGCGCGCAAAGCGTCCGCCCGCTCCTTGGCCGCGGCACTCAGCGGCTGCTCCGTGACCTTGCCCGACCCGTCATCCTGATAATGATATTCCTTCATCGTGAGCGCGCTGGCGATCACGTTAAAACCCAATCCCGCGTTCACCGGAAACTCAATCGGGCTGACGTGCGTGCCGAACTCCTCGCGCAACCCGTCCACCGTCTCGTTCCACTTGATGTGTTCCCGGTCAAGCTTCGTCACATAAAACATGCGCGGCAGCCCCAGCTCGGTCGCCATGTTGAAAACGCGCGAATGCCCGATGTCGTGCCCCGTGCTCCCGTCCACAACCAACACCGCCAGATCCACCGCCCGCAGGCTGGAAAAGACTTCGCCCACGAAGTCCGCAAATCCCGGTGTGTCAATACAGTTAATCACGTGGTCGTGGTGCGTGCCCCGCAGCACTCCCGCCGTAATCGACATTTGCCGCTCCATCTCCTGCTTGCTGTAATCGGAAACGGTCGTGCCCTCTTCGACTTTACCCATACGGGTGATGACGCCCATGGAGTATAACATGGCTTCCGCGAGCATCGTCTTGCCACTATGGCCATGACCGAAAAGTCCAATGTTTCGAATCTTATCTGTAGACAGTTGAGCCACAACAACCTCCTCGGGGCAGCAATTCACCATTTTCTTCGGGCGGACAAGGCTCATGCCCCGCCCGAAACCTGTAAGCTTATAAAGATAAGCTTATCGCTGAAAGAGTCAAGCCAATTGACGGCTTCAAATGCCTTTGGCCGTCAGTCGCGGCGGACCTTCGCTGCAGCTTTCTGCCGCTTTGAATCCGCGGGCTCATGCAGCATTTTCACAATCTTTACCAACTCATGCACTCTGTCGCGGCATGCCTGCGAAAACAACATCCCACCACCAATTAACGCAATTCTCAAGCGCAGCAACGCGCATCCCTGCGTCCGCCATAAAGCATGTTGTCGTCTGGATTTATGCTTCCACCACAGCCGGTCCATCCCCCCAATCCGCCATCCCAGCACCGGCTGGTGCGGCAGCCTGTTCTGGCGGTAGCCTGATGCCTTGGCGTCCAGATGAATCACCTGCGCCTGCCGCACCGACCAGACTTCCCAGCCCGCTTTTCGCAGCCGGGTGCATAAATCCATCTCCTCGTGGTACAGGAAGAACTCGCCGTCAAATCCGCCGATCTGTTTCACGGCGTCCGTCCGGGCCATCAGCGCCGCGCCGCTGACGCAGTCCACCTGTATCGGTTCGCGCGGTTTATGAACATCCGTCACTTTCAGCCACGTGACCTGTGGCCGCAAGATGGCTTTCAGTTCCGGCAGGAAATTCCAGAATTCCCGGAACAGGCTCGGAAAGCGAAAGGTCGATCCCTGTAGCGATCCATCGGCATAGGTCAGCACCGCCCCCGCTACAGCCGCCGTCGGATTCATCACCATGAAGTCCATCAGTTTTCGGAGCGTTCCAGCCGGAACCACCGCATCCGGATTCAGCGCCAGAAACAGTCCCCCCTGACAGGCCTCGATGGCCTCGTTCATGGCGGCAGCAAATCCAATGTTTCTATCCAGCCGGATTAGCCGCACCTCCGGAAATTGCTCCACCACATAGTCCGCCGAGCCATCCGAGGACGCATTGTCCACCACAATCGTCTCGAACGGTGCTTCATCCGCCACACGGCGGAGCGAGCGCAGGCAGTCCGCGAGCAGGTCCCGCGTATTGTAGGAGACAATCAGGATAGATAAGAGAGGGTGTGACATAGACGGCAAACTCGGGAGGAAGTGAATCTAAAATATGCACTTTTCCCCCCTGAGTTGCAAGCGTGCTGCCGCTCCACGGTCTCCAACGGATGGCCTACAACCTACCACACCGAAAATTTTCTTAATCGAGATCCTCAAGCGTTTCCTGACAAAGAAGTCAACTATTCTAAATGCCTCTCTGCCCACTAAAAACATTTGCTACATCACGCTCTTGCACCCTGATCATATCATTTAAAAATTTATTATTCCGGTATATATGACAGCGATTCCGTTATGGTTTCTAACATTGACAATATGTGAAATAATTCCTAAGTTTAATCGTGACAATAACGATCACTATTCTCCTGTTCAATCAAAACTGTTCCCTATATAGAGGCTCCATCATGCAGATTACTATGACCACTGAGTACGCCGTCCGTGCACTCCTTTATCTCTGCTCCGGAGACGTGAATTCTCCGCGCCGCATCGGAGAGGTGGCATCCGGCGCTCAAGTCCCGGAAAGCTATCTCCGCAAAATCGTCCCCGTGCTCACCAAGGCCGGCTTTGTCAGGTCTTCGGTAGGCGTTACCGGCGGCATCCAGCTCGCCGTCAGCGCCACAGAGCTGACATTACTCGATGTCTTCGAGGCGGTGGAGGGCAAAATGTTTTTGAACAAGTGCCTGATCCACCACAATGTCTGCCACCGCTCGCCCTACTGCGCCGTGCACGTCGTCTGGTCCGGAGTTCAGGAACAGATCAAAACCAGTCTGCGTGCCAAGACCCTCGCCGATCTGGCCACTGAAACCGCCGCCAATTTCGCCAGCTATATGAGCATGGCTGCGGGCGCCAAGGCCGCGCCTGCACCTGTATCCAATTAATCCACTGACTACTCATAAGAACTGCGAAAGGAGTAATCCGTATGAACCTCGATGTCGAACTTTTGTCGCGGATTCAATTCGCGATGACAGTGGGCTTCCACTTTCTATTCCCGCCCATAACCATCGGTCTTGCCTGGCTTCTGGTCATTATCGAATGGCTGGGCTGGCGGAAGAACAGTGCCGACTACGTGCGGCTGGGCAAGTTCTTCGGCAGGATTCTCGCTCTCACCTTTGCCGTGGGTGTTGCGACCGGTATCGTCATGGAGTTCCAGTTCGGCACAAACTGGGCCCAGTATTCCAAGTTTGTCGGTGATATCTTCGGCGCGCCCCTCGCCGCCGAAGGCGTGCTTGCCTTCTTCCTCGAATCCGCCTTCCTCGGGCTCTATCTCTTCGGCAGAAACCGTGTCAGCAAAGGCATGCACTGGTTCTCCAGCCTTATGGTTGCTTTTGGCGCGACGCTGTCCGCATTCTGGATCATTGTCGCCAACTCCTGGCAGCAGACTCCCGCCGGGTACTCGCTGAATGCGACCGCGCACCGTGCCGAGTTGTCCGACTTCTGGGCGGCAGCCTTCAATCCCTCCACCCTGCCGCGCTACTTCCACACGGTAGATGCCGCTCTGATTGCCGGTGCCTTCCTCGTCGCCGGTCTGTCCGCTTACCTCATCCTGCATAATAAGGAAGCGGCACTGGCCCAAAAGTCCATGCGCATTGCGATCATCTTCGGACTCGTTGCCAGTTGCCTCGAGATCTTCCCCTTCGGACATGAGCATGGCCGGCAGGTTGCCGCCACTCAGCCGGAGAAGTTCGCCGCCATGAACGGCCTCTACACCTCCGTCGAAGGTGCGCCCATTGTACTGTTCGCAGTTCCGCAGGATCAGCCGCCACCCGTTCTCCGGGCTGAAATCAAAATCCCCGGCCTTCTAAGCTGGCTGGCCTTCGGTGATGCGCACGCGCATGTGCAGGGAATCAACGAATTCCCTCCGGAGAACATTCCGCCGCTGTTTCTGACCTTCGTTTCGTACCATAATATGGTGCTGCTCGGCATGTACTTTGTCGGCATCATGGTTCTGGCGACCTTCCTGCTGCGTAACGGCGTGTTATTCGAGAAGAAATGGCTGCTCAAACTGTTTGTCTTCTCCATTCCCTTGCCCCTGTTGGCCTGCCAGCTCGGCTGGATGGCCGCAGAGGTTGGCAGGCAGCCTTGGATCGTCTATCATCTTATGCGCACCCGCGACGCCTTCTCCCCGGTGCTCAGTGAAGGCCAGGTCTGGTTCTCTCTTACGTTGCTCACCTTGATGTACGCCTTTCTTGGCGTCACGTATGTCTACCTGCTGAAAAAGAAACTGGCCGTCGGGCCGGTAGCCCTCACCGGAAAGGAGAAGTAAACCCATGGATTTGAACACCATCTGGTTTCTGCTCGTCGGCATCCTGATCATCGGCTATGCCATCCTTGACGGTTACGATCTGGGTATCGGCGCCTTGCACTTTTTCGCCAAAAATGAACGCGAACGCCGCATTCATCTCAACGCCATCGGTCCGCTCTGGGATGGCAATGAAGTCTGGCTGTTGACCGGCGGTGGCGCACTTTTCGCCGCCTTCCCCGTGGTCTATGCTACCGTCTTCAGCGGGCTCTATACGGCCTTAATGCTGCTCCTCGCCGCCCTCATTTTCCGGGCTGTAGCCATCGAATTCCGCAGCAAAGTCGAAGATTCCCGCTGGAGATCCTTCTGGGATTATGCCTTCAGCATCGGCAGCATTTTGCCTGCGGTGCTGCTCGGTATTGCCTTTGGAAACATCCTGCGCGGCCTTCCCCTTGACCAACAGGGTAACTACACCGGCAGCTTCTTTGGTCTGTTGAACCCCTTTTCCGTGCTCGTCGGGCTCGTCAGCCTTGCCGCATTTACCGCACACGGCGCCATCTTTCTCGCCATGAAATCCGATGGCGAACTTCTTAAGCGGCTGTCTGCGCTGATCCCCAAACTCTGGCTCAGCTTCGTCGCCCTCTATCTGGTCGCATCCGTCACCGCGGTCTTCACGGCTCCCTTGCTGTTCGATGATTCCCTGTCAGATCCCCTCTTCTGGATTCTGCTCCTGCCACTCGTCGGAGCCATGCTTTACATGCCTGTTGCGGCCAAGTCGGGAAAATTCTTCCGTGCCTTTATCGCCTCATCGGTCACCATTGCCCTGATGATTGGCGAAGCGGCCCTCAGCCTCTTCCCACGGCTGGTGCCGTCCCTGACCGATGTGCGCTACAGCCTCGACATCTACAATGCGGCCTCCACACCGCAAACGCAAACCATCATGCTGATCATTGCCCTCATCGGCATGCCGCTGGTGCTGCTCTACACCGTTTATATTCATCGCGTCTTCCGTGGTCAGGTCATCCTCCATGAGGACAGCTACTGACGGCTGACCTACATCTTACGCACGCATCGGGGCCGACATTTGTCGGCCCCGATGCGCTCCAAGAGCATTCACCCTCTTTCACACGTCACCAACCCTAACTCGCCCAAGCACGGCCTCGCAGCCTGCTGATGCGCAATGTGCTGTGCTCGGACTTTCGGGAATTCCTGTCATACACAATGTCAATGCGCATGTTCAGAGTTTCATGTGAAACCTCAGATTTCGCAGGCGCACGCAGTCCTGTCTCACTCGGTCGGCACCCCCACAAATCCTATTGCACGTAAGGGAAAGACACAAAAAAGCGCGATACGAACCCGTACCGCGCCATTTACACACCTTTAACCTCTACTGTCCTGCGAGCCTCCGTAAGCGTTTCGAGTGTCCGGTCAGTAGCCTCGACGGCTCCGCTGCCTGTCAGCCGGCGGGCCCATTCTGTGATCCTGCCGCATGTCCCGGTGTTCTTCGATATACTGCCGGATCCGCTGCGGAAGTTCATCCAGCAGAATCGAGCAGCGCGACACCTGCTGCGGTGTCAGAAAGCTGGACACATCTTTCAAAAACTCCTGCTTGTTGCGCAGCATCTGCTCCTGATCATGGGAGTTCTGCTCCACCAGAGTATTGACCTTCGTCTGGTCCGCTTTGGGATCCTGCGACAGCACATCAAGCTGGTCTCGACGGTCGCGCTGACCGCGCATCATCTCCTCCGTCGAATTCCGTAACTGCCGGAACCGTGGGAAAAACTTCTCCGCCTGCTCAGGAGTCAGGTTAAGCTCGGACGAGAACTTCCCAATGATCACCGTCTCGATCCGCTCGCGATTCGGACGCTGTCCGTCAGGCGGAGTCGGGCCGCCATCCGGTGGCTGCGCAAAGGCAGAAGCCATCAGGAAGAGCCCGGCAACGGCCGCCAGTAATTTAGAAGAAATTCGTGTCTTCAAGTTCGTTCAACACCTCCTGCAAGGTTTGGGGATCGAGACTGAGGAGTTCATCCGTCAGCGGCTGATCCGTATCCGTATCGAAATCCCAATTTGAAACGAGGTCGGGAACATCAAGGTAGACCGCCAATGACTCGGCATCCACCGACGCATCGGTCATTGAATCCGGCACCATGATGGCCGTCGGGTCAATCGCCGAGGCAAAGCTCTCCAGGGCCTGAGCATCTTGCGTCTGCATCGTTGCCATGGTCTGTGGCGTAACCTGATTTCCCGCCGTAAAAATCACCGCCATCATCAGTACGCAGACCGACGCCACCGCGCCGACTAACCGCCACGAACCGAAAAGTCCCCGTATCACGGGCTCTTTTTCAGCTTCAGCCAATTTATTACGCAAAGCCACCAGAAACGCTGCGTCGCTGGTCTTCGGCGTACCGTACAGATTCAGGTCCACAACCCGCCCCAGCGCCAGGCACTGCTTCAACTCCTGCGCGATCTCAGCATCCGTAATCGAAAGAGCCTTGGCTGCGGCAAGCTGCTCGGGGTCGAGCGTCGCAAGGGGCTCGCTCAAGACCTCAAGTAACTTCTCACGCGAATATGTGCATCTTTCCTGATCCACGGCTCTATTCCTTACCCTGCATGTACGGTCCCAGCTTGGCCCGCAGCTTCCTTACCGCCTGAAAGTAGTTCGCCTTAATCGTCCCCTCATCCCGGTCCATGATCTTCGCAATCTCGGCGTGCGGCAGTTCTCGAAAGTGTCTGAGAATGAACACCGCCCGCTGCTTCTCGGGGAGTTCCGAAATCGCCTGCCGGGCATGCTCGGACAGTTCGGACAACTCTACATCCTCATCGGCCTGCCTGTTGTCCGGCAACGTCGCCGCCACCTGCTCCAATCCGAGGAAGGTCCGCGTCTTCCGTTTTCGAAGCTGGTTCAGGCACAGGTTCACCGTGATCCGGTAGAGCCACGTGTAAAATGCCGAGTCCCCGCGGAAGCTGTCCATCGACCGGTAGGCCTTGATGAACACCTCCTGCGCCACGTCCTCCGCGTCATCTGTGCTGCCTAACATGCCGGCAGCCGTCAAATAGACGGCTTGCCGGTGTTTCAGCACAAGCTCGTTGAAGGCGCGCTCGCTTCCCGCCCGGAATTCCCGGACAAGATCGAGATCATCCTGGCCATCGGTCATGATGGGGTTCGCCTATAAGACACGCGAAATCCGCATAGGTTTAATGCCTATTTCCCCGCCGGGAAAACTGTCCCCAGAGTGAAACGGTGCAGATAACCCACTTCGCCCTGAGAAGTCAAGGCGTAGTCTAAGCTTAAGCTCTTCATGTGGAGCCCCAATCCTGCCGAAAAACCCGCCAGCGCGTCCTTGTTCGTCCCCACGCGCTCATCGAGGCCCACGGTATTGTAGCCGATTCTCCCCTGAATATACTGCGAGAACGTCAGCTCCAACCCACCCATGCCGCGGATCCCCTCTTTGTCCATATAATCCCCCGCTACGGAGAACCGCACCGGCAGATGCTCCAAAGGAACAGAGAACCCCAACCGGTAGCTGGTCGGCAGTTTGTCCTTCGTCTTCAGGTAGGCCGAGGTCGCAAAGCCCGCATTGAAGATGCCCGCGCCCACGTCCCAGTTCTTTACGCCTGTATGATAAAGTAAACCAACATCCGCCGCCATGGCCGAGGCCGTGTAGGAATCAATCGTCGAATTGAGGTACTTCAGCGAGATCCCGCCCTTCAAATTCTCGTACAATTCTCTCGCCGCGGATGCCGTCACCAGAAAATCTGAAGCCCCGAATTCGCCTGTTTTCTGGCCGAATTCCGTCGCCCGGTCAAACTTTCCATAGTCGAAATAGGTGAGCCCGAGCCCGAAAACGGCGATCCCGGAGAACGGTCTCGCGTACGCCAGACTGCCTGAATTGATGTCCAGCACGTGCTTGAAATAGCCCACTGTGCCCATCGGACGGGTCATGTCACCCAGTCCGGCGGGGTTGGCATACAGGCTTTGCAGGTCGCCACCGACGCCAATCTGGCTCCCCCCGAGGGCGCTATTCCGCGCAAATCCGTCCGTGCGGAACAGTTCAAAGCCCGTCATTCCCGCCGAAGCGGCAAAGGCCGAAGCTGCCGTCAGCACCAGCAGCGCAATCACCAGCGTTCGTCGCATGAAGATTCTCCCTATCGTGAAGATGAACCAACCATCAGGAACCCCATCACAGAATCATTATCTTCACGTCATTCAACACCCTTTTTACATGAATTAGTAGACTACAGCGATCTGTGAAGTGAGATCGACCCATTTTGGCTTCTTGGCTTCTTGGCTTCTTGGCTTCTTGGCTTCTCGGCGTCTCACTTCAAAACAAGAACTTTCACCGCCCGCACTCTCCCTCCCGCAGTCACCCGCAAAAGGTAGACCCCAGATGCTGCCTCTAAGTTACGATTATCCATCAAACTTATCAACTGCCCTCCCTGCCCCGCAACCTCCCTTTCCAGCAAACACCTCCCCAGCACATCATGCACTGAAATTCTCACTACCCCGTGCCCAAACCACCCCGGCGCAAGCTTAATGGAAGGCCAGCCATTGCTGGGGTTAGGGAAGACGGACACCGCGAAGGATAACGGCGGAAGGGTGACGGATGAAGTTGCTGACCAGCCGGTGGTGTGAAAGGTGAAGGCTCCGGTGTCCGGGAAGGCAGATACGTTTTCCCACATGTCTTCGGCGCGGTAATAGTAGACCCACTGGGTGGTGTCTTGGGGTACGGTCCACGTGCCGCGATAATCTACGGACGTGATCCGTTCGGAGAGTGGCACCACAAGTGAATCGGCTGATCCTTGCCGCCTCAGCACCACATCCATGCGCACGAGCGAGTCATTATCCATGGCCGAACCCATGAACTGCACGGTGGTACCCTGCCCCACATCGTTAGGCAGTGGGATGCCGATCTCGATTCCGGGAGCCAGTGTATCCACCGCCATGCGCCCAACCGCTGTGGCATAGTCACTTTGAGCATTCCAGTACACATGTACTTCGTCACCAATGAACTGACCGCCGCTATAGTCCAGTTGACCGACGTCCAGTCCCAATGGCTGCGCGGGATACCAATCCTTGCCGTGGTTAGCAGACATGCGATAATATACCCCCCATTGCGTGGTGTCTGGA from bacterium encodes the following:
- a CDS encoding PorV/PorQ family protein; protein product: MRRTLVIALLVLTAASAFAASAGMTGFELFRTDGFARNSALGGSQIGVGGDLQSLYANPAGLGDMTRPMGTVGYFKHVLDINSGSLAYARPFSGIAVFGLGLTYFDYGKFDRATEFGQKTGEFGASDFLVTASAARELYENLKGGISLKYLNSTIDSYTASAMAADVGLLYHTGVKNWDVGAGIFNAGFATSAYLKTKDKLPTSYRLGFSVPLEHLPVRFSVAGDYMDKEGIRGMGGLELTFSQYIQGRIGYNTVGLDERVGTNKDALAGFSAGLGLHMKSLSLDYALTSQGEVGYLHRFTLGTVFPAGK
- a CDS encoding T9SS type A sorting domain-containing protein; the encoded protein is MLGSQAITIEWHWQGGESDPTYWAVISEDGGDHWGSALALNLPPTFEFLDVAMTRGHLLVLANIDDLGELGTTSADRTGQTWSPFVALPSSWPGNTNTPFILGDSTSETAMVRQTVGRASMDEADLFVYRTTDGGQNWEPGRNLSEGHPYSRFLCHPELFCCGKLWGVVWEDFWNPDTTQWGVYYRMSANHGKDWYPAQPLGLDVGQLDYSGGQFIGDEVHVYWNAQSDYATAVGRMAVDTLAPGIEIGIPLPNDVGQGTTVQFMGSAMDNDSLVRMDVVLRRQGSADSLVVPLSERITSVDYRGTWTVPQDTTQWVYYYRAEDMWENVSAFPDTGAFTFHTTGWSATSSVTLPPLSFAVSVFPNPSNGWPSIKLAPGWFGHGVVRISVHDVLGRCLLEREVAGQGGQLISLMDNRNLEAASGVYLLRVTAGGRVRAVKVLVLK